The Apis mellifera strain DH4 linkage group LG16, Amel_HAv3.1, whole genome shotgun sequence genome has a segment encoding these proteins:
- the LOC551151 gene encoding MKL/myocardin-like protein 1 isoform X3, whose protein sequence is MADSSYEKGLTELSKMKVADLKIELKHRGLPTTGNKNELVERLQLAIHGDSALSLDETTEEILDEDAVLGDEEIEELSSKPDSQEGNEKRKLSTESNVSAKKIVLNRKPVIEEIKNEQTEKIEIDTKSIETAPPERKIIKLSELGIKERLEMRAKKFGLPLSEAAKKEARSARFSINNQNSKSAASVKTPVAELEARIEKRKVRFGEVKPANKKVFYNKIKIVK, encoded by the exons ATGGCTGATTCATCTTATGAAAAAGGACTTACAGAACTTTCAAAAATGAAG GTTGCAGATTTGAAGATTGAGTTAAAACATAGAGGACTACCTACTACtggtaataaaaatgaattggtTGAAAGGCTTCAATTAGCAATTCATGGTG ATTCTGCTTTATCTTTGGATGAAACTacagaagaaattttagatgAGGATGCAGTTCTTGgt GATGAAGAAATAGAAGAGTTATCAAGTAAACCTGATTCACAagaaggaaatgaaaaaaggaaattgtcTACTGAAAGTAATGTAAGTGCAAAAAAAATAGTTCTAAATCGAAAACCagtaattgaagaaattaagaatgaacaaacagaaaaaattgaaattgatacaaAATCTATTGAGACTGCTCCAccagaaagaaagataattaaattatcagaaCTTGGTATCAAAgag AGATTAGAAATGAGAGCTAAGAAATTTGGATTACCATTATCAGAAGCTGCTAAAAAAGAAGCTAGATCTGCAAGATTcagtattaataatcaaaatagtaAATCAGCTGCATCTGTAAAAACACCTGtg GCTGAATTGGAGGctagaatagaaaaaagaaaagtcagATTTGGTGAAGTGAAGCCTGCAAAtaagaaagtattttataataaaattaaaattgttaaatga
- the LOC100578035 gene encoding sphingolipid delta(4)-desaturase DES1 isoform X1 — protein sequence MKSRTFCIFLEMGQHVSRNDFEWVYTEEPHASRRKIILEKYPQIKKLFGYDPYFKWVVTGMVLIQFISMFFIKDLSYPMLFFLAYCFGGVINHSLMLAIHEIAHNFAFGHGRPKANRLFGYFANLPIGIPVSVSFKKYHLIHHRYQGDEKLDTDLPTLLEAKLFCTTFGKFCWLCLQPFFYAFRPLIVYPMSPTLMEYINFIIQFTFDGLIWYFLGGKVLVYLLSGSAMAMGLHPVAGHFISEHYMYRKGFETYSYYGPLNWITFNVGYHNEHHDFPAVPGSRLPEVKRIASEFYDNLPQHNSWVSVLYDFVMDPDIGPYARIKRKHKGLAS from the exons ATGAAAAGCCgtacattttgtatatttcttgaa atgGGTCAACACGTTTCAAGAAATGATTTCGAGTGGGTTTATACAGAAGAACCACATGCTTCCCgacgtaaaataattttag aaaaatatccacaaataaaaaagttatttggaTATGATCCATACTTTAAATGGGTAGTAACAGGAATggttttaattcaattcatctCTATGttctttataaaagatttaagttATCCAATGCTGTTTTTTTTAGCATATTGTTTTGGAGGTGTAATTAATCATTCTCTTATGTTag CAATACATGAAATAGCACATAATTTTGCTTTTGGACATGGTAGACCTAAAGCTAATAgattatttggatattttgcTAATTTACCTATAGGTATACCAGTATCtgttagttttaaaaaatatcatcttaTACATCATCGT taTCAAGgtgatgaaaaattagatacaGATTTACCAACATTATTAGaagcaaaattattttgcactacatttggaaaattttgttgGTTATGTCTACAACcatttttttatgcatttagACCTCTTATTGTTTATCCAATGTCACCTACattaatggaatatataaattttataatacaatttacttTTGATGGATTGATATGGTATTTTTtag gtgGAAAAGTTTTAGTTTATTTACTTTCTGGATCAGCAATGGCAATGGGTTTGCATCCTGTAGCTGGACATTTTATATCAGAACATTATATGTATAGAAAAGGTTTTGAAACATATAGTTATTATGGTCCATTAAATTGGATTACATTTAATGTTGGATATCATAATGAACATCATGATTTTCCTGCTGTTCCTGGTTCAAGACTACcagaa gTAAAACGAATAGCTTctgaattttatgataatttaccACAACACAATTCTTGGGTTTctgttttatatgattttgttATGGATCCTGATATAGGTCCATATGCAAGGATAAAGCGAAAACATAAAGGACTTGcttcataa
- the LOC100576544 gene encoding arginine-hydroxylase NDUFAF5, mitochondrial isoform X1 — protein MYYLFKRYLPAFPLILRIRDINYSAINFSLPTDSVMNIFDRNTKLLQRERAAQIADVKLYDYIKNEVGYRLADRIFDIKRNFKKALDLGCGRGHVSKHILAERVEELILIDMSTSFIHQAETTEGIKVSRIVMDEENFSFESNSLDLVISSLSLHWVNDLPGCFKSINKSLKNDGVFIGAMFGGETLYELRSSLQLAELERDGGISPHISPFADIKDIGNLLTRANFTMLTIDVDEIVIGYPSIFELMWDLKGMAENNAIKNRKLRLNKDTVLAAATIYKELYGKIKEDGTSYVPATFQVIYLLGWKPDPSQPKPLERGSGQISLKDLYRLDEIIKETKKINIDEDK, from the exons ATGTACTATTTATTCAAACGGTATTTGCCTgcatttccattaattttgcGTATTcgggatataaattatagcgcaataaatttttctttaccaaCGGATAGTGTAATGAACATTTTTGATAGAAATACGAAACTGCTACAAAGAGAACGTGCTGCACAAATAGCCGATGTAAAACTatacgattatataaaaaatgaagtaGGTTATAGACTTGCAGatagaatatttgatataaaaagaaatttcaaaaaagcgCTTGATTTAGGATGTGGTCGTGGTCATGTGTCAAAACATATTTTAGCTGAACGTgtggaagaattaattttaattgacatGTCAACTAGCTTTATACATCAAGCAGAAACCACTGAAGGAATTAAAGTATCGCGGATAGTTAtggatgaagaaaatttttcatttgaatcaAATAGTTTAGATTTGGTAATAAGTTCATTAAGTTTGCATTGGGTGAATGATTTACCAGGTtgttttaaaagtattaataaaagtttaaaaaatgatgGAGTCTTTATAGGGGCTATGTTTGGAGGAGAAACGTTGTATGAATTAAg aaGTTCTTTACAACTAGCAGAATTAGAAAGAGATGGTGGAATTTCACCACATATTTCTCCATTTGcagatattaaagatattggaAATTTGTTAACAAGAGCTAATTTTACTATGCTAACAATTGATGTAGATGAAATTGTTATTGGATATCCaagtatatttgaattaatgtgGGACTTAAaag gTATGGCagaaaataatgcaataaaaaatcgaaaattacgtttaaataaagatactgTTCTTGCTGCTGctacaatatataaagaattatatggaaaaattaaagaagatgGTACTTCATATGTACCTGCTACATttcaagtaatttatttattaggttGGAAACCAGATCCATCACAACCCAAGCCTCTGGAAAGAGGTAGTGGACAGATTTCTCTTAAAGATTTGTACAGACtggatgaaattataaaagaaacaaaaaaaattaatatagatgaagataaataa
- the LOC100576544 gene encoding arginine-hydroxylase NDUFAF5, mitochondrial isoform X2 — protein MYYLFKRYLPAFPLILRIRDINYSAINFSLPTDSVMNIFDRNTKLLQRERAAQIADVKLYDYIKNEVGYRLADRIFDIKRNFKKALDLGCGRGHVSKHILAERVEELILIDMSTSFIHQAETTEGIKVSRIVMDEENFSFESNSLDLVISSLSLHWVNDLPGCFKSINKSLKNDGVFIGAMFGGETLYELRSSLQLAELERDGGISPHISPFADIKDIGNLLTRANFTMLTIDVDEIVIGYPSIFELMWDLKGWKPDPSQPKPLERGSGQISLKDLYRLDEIIKETKKINIDEDK, from the exons ATGTACTATTTATTCAAACGGTATTTGCCTgcatttccattaattttgcGTATTcgggatataaattatagcgcaataaatttttctttaccaaCGGATAGTGTAATGAACATTTTTGATAGAAATACGAAACTGCTACAAAGAGAACGTGCTGCACAAATAGCCGATGTAAAACTatacgattatataaaaaatgaagtaGGTTATAGACTTGCAGatagaatatttgatataaaaagaaatttcaaaaaagcgCTTGATTTAGGATGTGGTCGTGGTCATGTGTCAAAACATATTTTAGCTGAACGTgtggaagaattaattttaattgacatGTCAACTAGCTTTATACATCAAGCAGAAACCACTGAAGGAATTAAAGTATCGCGGATAGTTAtggatgaagaaaatttttcatttgaatcaAATAGTTTAGATTTGGTAATAAGTTCATTAAGTTTGCATTGGGTGAATGATTTACCAGGTtgttttaaaagtattaataaaagtttaaaaaatgatgGAGTCTTTATAGGGGCTATGTTTGGAGGAGAAACGTTGTATGAATTAAg aaGTTCTTTACAACTAGCAGAATTAGAAAGAGATGGTGGAATTTCACCACATATTTCTCCATTTGcagatattaaagatattggaAATTTGTTAACAAGAGCTAATTTTACTATGCTAACAATTGATGTAGATGAAATTGTTATTGGATATCCaagtatatttgaattaatgtgGGACTTAAaag gttGGAAACCAGATCCATCACAACCCAAGCCTCTGGAAAGAGGTAGTGGACAGATTTCTCTTAAAGATTTGTACAGACtggatgaaattataaaagaaacaaaaaaaattaatatagatgaagataaataa
- the LOC551106 gene encoding ubiquitin-fold modifier-conjugating enzyme 1 — protein MMVDESTKKTLSNIPLLQTKAGPRDKELWVQRLKEEYQALIQYVKNNKESDNDWFRLESNKEGTRWFGKCWYIHNLLKYEFEIEFDIPVTYPITSPEIALPELDGKTAKMYRGGKICLTDHFKPLWARNVPKFGIAHAMALGLGPWLAVEIPDLIEKGAITHKDKIDEHKL, from the exons ATGATGGTAGATGAATCAACGAAGAAAACATTAAGTAATATTCCATTGTTACAAACAAAAGCAGGCCCTAGAGATAAAGAATTATGGGTGCAGAGATTGAAAGAAGAGTACCAAGCTTTAAttcaa tatgtaaaaaataataaagaatctgATAACGATTGGTTTCGTCTGGAATCAAATAAGGAAGGTACAAGATGGTTTGGAAAATGTtggtatatacataatttattaaaatatgaatttgaaattgaatttgat ataccTGTTACATATCCTATAACATCACCTGAAATTGCTTTACCAGAACTAGATGGTAAAACAGCAAAAATGTATAGAGGTGGAAAGATTTGTTTAACAGATCATTTTAAACCTTTATGGGCACGTAATGTACCAAAATTTGGTATTGCACATGCCATGGCACTTGGT ctTGGACCATGGTTAGCAGTTGAAATTCCAGATCTTATAGAAAAAGGTGCTATAActcataaagataaaattgatgaacataaattataa
- the LOC412529 gene encoding tyrosine-protein phosphatase corkscrew isoform X2 — MERGYDSSFLARPSSSNPGDFTLSVRRNGEVTHIKIQNTGDFYDLYGGEKFATLSELVQFYMENGGQLREKNGEIIELKYPLNCADPTTERWFHGHLSAKEAERLMLERGKNGSFLVRESQSKPGDFVLSVRTDDRVTHVIIRSQDNKYDVGGGDKFDSLSDLIEHYKRNPMVETSGSVVHLRQPFNATRINASGIESRVRQLHKENGCSNGWLWNGATGSNECGAGRGKGKAGFWEEFESLQQLECRHLFSRKEGLRPENRAKNRYKNILPFDHTRVRLKDVDPNIPGSDYINANYIKNEEGDGQSTGINSSSDGSSFNKCYIATQGCLPNTIQDFWHMVYQENTRVIVMTTKEMERGKNKCARYWPEEGEVTEYGGEWKVRALSRTSTADYTLREFLLHGNRLGFADSRRIYHYHFQAWPDHGVPSDPGCVLNFLHDVNARQESIAASLASSGQVVTNIGPILVHCSAGIGRTGTFIVIDMILDQIKRHGLDCEIDIQRTIQRVRSQRSGMVQTEAQYKFVYLAVLHYIETVSQRMQAEQKSLHLGREYTNIRYKSETNTTTMGEISIPTCTTTLSTSAHFTLSNSINNLRPK; from the exons ATGGAACGGGGTTATGATAGTTCATTTTTGGCACGTCCAAGTTCATCTAATCCTGGTGACTTTACATTATCTGTTAG ACGTAATGGTGAAGTGacacatattaaaatacaaaatacaggAGACTTTTATGATCTTTATGGTGGTGAAAAATTTGCAACATTATCAGAActtgtacaattttatatgGAAAATGGAGGACAATTACGTGAAAAGAAtggagaaattattgaattaaaatatcctcTAAATTGTGCTGATCCAACAACTGAAAG GTGGTTCCATGGCCATTTATCAGCTAAAGAAGCAGAACGTTTAATGTTGGAGCGAGGTAAAAATGGATCTTTTCTGGTTCGTGAATCCCAGAGTAAACCTGGTGACTTTGTATTATCTGTTCGTACAGATGATCGTGTTACACATGTTATAATACGATCTCag gataataaatatgatgttGGAGGGGGTGATAAATTTGATAGTTTAAGTGATCTGATAGAACATTACAAACGTAATCCAATGGTTGAAACAAGTGGAAGTGTTGTTCATTTACg acAACCTTTTAATGCTACTCGAATAAATGCCAGTGGTATTGAAAGTAGAGTAAGACAATTACATAAAGAAAATGGTTGTTCAAATGGATGGTTGTGGAATGGAGCTACAGGTAGTAATGAATGTGGTGCAGGACGTGGTAAAGGAAAAGCTGGATTCTGGGAAGAATTTGAATCATTGCAACAATTGGAATGTCGTCATCTGTTTTCTAGGAAAGAAGGTTTACGTCCCGAAAATCGAgcaaaaaatcgatataaaaatattttaccat TTGATCATACAAGAGTGCGTTTAAAGGATGTTGATCCAAATATTCCTGGATCTGATTATATTAATGCTAATTATATTaag aatgaaGAAGGTGATGGACAAAGTACTGGAATTAATAGTTCTAGTGATGGaagttcatttaataaatgttatattgcAACTCAAGGTTGCCTTCCAAATACAATTCAAGACTTTTGGCATATGGTATATCAAGAAAATACACGAGTAATAGTTATGACTActaaagaaatggaaagaggaaaa aataaatgtgCTCGATATTGGCCAGAAGAAGGTGAAGTTACAGAATACGGAGGTGAATGGAAAGTTCGGGCTTTGTCCCGTACTTCAACAGCAGATTATACATtgcgagaatttttattacatggaAATAGACTAGGTTTTGCAGATTCCAGACggatttatcattatcattttcaa gcATGGCCTGATCATGGTGTTCCATCTGATCCCGGAtgtgtattaaattttcttcacgaTGTTAATGCAAGACAAGAATCAATTGCTGCTTCTCTTGCTTCAAGTGGTCAAGTTGTAACAAATATAGGGCCAATTCTTGTACACTGTAGTGCTGGAATTGGTAGAACTGGaacatttattgttattgatatGATTCTTGACCAAATTAAGCGTCatg gaTTGGATTGTGAAATTGATATTCAGAGAACAATTCAAAGAGTACGTTCACAAAGATCAGGGATGGTTCAAACAGAAGCACAATATAAGTTTGTTTATTTGGctgtattacattatattgaaACTGTATCTCAACGAATGCAAGCAGAacaa aaatCTCTTCATTTAGGTCGAGAATATACTAATATTCGTTATAAAAGTGAAACAAATACTACGACTATGGGTGAAATTTCGATCCCTACATGTACTACAACTCTTTCAACATCAGCACATTTTACATTATCTAACTCTATCAATAATTTGAGGCCAaagtaa
- the LOC412529 gene encoding tyrosine-protein phosphatase corkscrew isoform X1, with protein MASRRWFHPNISGLEAERLLMERGYDSSFLARPSSSNPGDFTLSVRRNGEVTHIKIQNTGDFYDLYGGEKFATLSELVQFYMENGGQLREKNGEIIELKYPLNCADPTTERWFHGHLSAKEAERLMLERGKNGSFLVRESQSKPGDFVLSVRTDDRVTHVIIRSQDNKYDVGGGDKFDSLSDLIEHYKRNPMVETSGSVVHLRQPFNATRINASGIESRVRQLHKENGCSNGWLWNGATGSNECGAGRGKGKAGFWEEFESLQQLECRHLFSRKEGLRPENRAKNRYKNILPFDHTRVRLKDVDPNIPGSDYINANYIKNEEGDGQSTGINSSSDGSSFNKCYIATQGCLPNTIQDFWHMVYQENTRVIVMTTKEMERGKNKCARYWPEEGEVTEYGGEWKVRALSRTSTADYTLREFLLHGNRLGFADSRRIYHYHFQAWPDHGVPSDPGCVLNFLHDVNARQESIAASLASSGQVVTNIGPILVHCSAGIGRTGTFIVIDMILDQIKRHGLDCEIDIQRTIQRVRSQRSGMVQTEAQYKFVYLAVLHYIETVSQRMQAEQKSLHLGREYTNIRYKSETNTTTMGEISIPTCTTTLSTSAHFTLSNSINNLRPK; from the exons ATGGCATCTCGCAG atggTTCCATCCGAATATATCGGGTTTAGAAGCAGAACGTCTATTAATGGAACGGGGTTATGATAGTTCATTTTTGGCACGTCCAAGTTCATCTAATCCTGGTGACTTTACATTATCTGTTAG ACGTAATGGTGAAGTGacacatattaaaatacaaaatacaggAGACTTTTATGATCTTTATGGTGGTGAAAAATTTGCAACATTATCAGAActtgtacaattttatatgGAAAATGGAGGACAATTACGTGAAAAGAAtggagaaattattgaattaaaatatcctcTAAATTGTGCTGATCCAACAACTGAAAG GTGGTTCCATGGCCATTTATCAGCTAAAGAAGCAGAACGTTTAATGTTGGAGCGAGGTAAAAATGGATCTTTTCTGGTTCGTGAATCCCAGAGTAAACCTGGTGACTTTGTATTATCTGTTCGTACAGATGATCGTGTTACACATGTTATAATACGATCTCag gataataaatatgatgttGGAGGGGGTGATAAATTTGATAGTTTAAGTGATCTGATAGAACATTACAAACGTAATCCAATGGTTGAAACAAGTGGAAGTGTTGTTCATTTACg acAACCTTTTAATGCTACTCGAATAAATGCCAGTGGTATTGAAAGTAGAGTAAGACAATTACATAAAGAAAATGGTTGTTCAAATGGATGGTTGTGGAATGGAGCTACAGGTAGTAATGAATGTGGTGCAGGACGTGGTAAAGGAAAAGCTGGATTCTGGGAAGAATTTGAATCATTGCAACAATTGGAATGTCGTCATCTGTTTTCTAGGAAAGAAGGTTTACGTCCCGAAAATCGAgcaaaaaatcgatataaaaatattttaccat TTGATCATACAAGAGTGCGTTTAAAGGATGTTGATCCAAATATTCCTGGATCTGATTATATTAATGCTAATTATATTaag aatgaaGAAGGTGATGGACAAAGTACTGGAATTAATAGTTCTAGTGATGGaagttcatttaataaatgttatattgcAACTCAAGGTTGCCTTCCAAATACAATTCAAGACTTTTGGCATATGGTATATCAAGAAAATACACGAGTAATAGTTATGACTActaaagaaatggaaagaggaaaa aataaatgtgCTCGATATTGGCCAGAAGAAGGTGAAGTTACAGAATACGGAGGTGAATGGAAAGTTCGGGCTTTGTCCCGTACTTCAACAGCAGATTATACATtgcgagaatttttattacatggaAATAGACTAGGTTTTGCAGATTCCAGACggatttatcattatcattttcaa gcATGGCCTGATCATGGTGTTCCATCTGATCCCGGAtgtgtattaaattttcttcacgaTGTTAATGCAAGACAAGAATCAATTGCTGCTTCTCTTGCTTCAAGTGGTCAAGTTGTAACAAATATAGGGCCAATTCTTGTACACTGTAGTGCTGGAATTGGTAGAACTGGaacatttattgttattgatatGATTCTTGACCAAATTAAGCGTCatg gaTTGGATTGTGAAATTGATATTCAGAGAACAATTCAAAGAGTACGTTCACAAAGATCAGGGATGGTTCAAACAGAAGCACAATATAAGTTTGTTTATTTGGctgtattacattatattgaaACTGTATCTCAACGAATGCAAGCAGAacaa aaatCTCTTCATTTAGGTCGAGAATATACTAATATTCGTTATAAAAGTGAAACAAATACTACGACTATGGGTGAAATTTCGATCCCTACATGTACTACAACTCTTTCAACATCAGCACATTTTACATTATCTAACTCTATCAATAATTTGAGGCCAaagtaa
- the LOC551151 gene encoding SAP domain-containing ribonucleoprotein isoform X2, producing MADSSYEKGLTELSKMKVADLKIELKHRGLPTTGNKNELVERLQLAIHDSALSLDETTEEILDEDAVLGDEEIEELSSKPDSQEGNEKRKLSTESNVSAKKIVLNRKPVIEEIKNEQTEKIEIDTKSIETAPPERKIIKLSELGIKERLEMRAKKFGLPLSEAAKKEARSARFSINNQNSKSAASVKTPVHTTYEVLKKRAERFGTSVSSLMEKAELEARIEKRKVRFGEVKPANKKVFYNKIKIVK from the exons ATGGCTGATTCATCTTATGAAAAAGGACTTACAGAACTTTCAAAAATGAAG GTTGCAGATTTGAAGATTGAGTTAAAACATAGAGGACTACCTACTACtggtaataaaaatgaattggtTGAAAGGCTTCAATTAGCAATTCATG ATTCTGCTTTATCTTTGGATGAAACTacagaagaaattttagatgAGGATGCAGTTCTTGgt GATGAAGAAATAGAAGAGTTATCAAGTAAACCTGATTCACAagaaggaaatgaaaaaaggaaattgtcTACTGAAAGTAATGTAAGTGCAAAAAAAATAGTTCTAAATCGAAAACCagtaattgaagaaattaagaatgaacaaacagaaaaaattgaaattgatacaaAATCTATTGAGACTGCTCCAccagaaagaaagataattaaattatcagaaCTTGGTATCAAAgag AGATTAGAAATGAGAGCTAAGAAATTTGGATTACCATTATCAGAAGCTGCTAAAAAAGAAGCTAGATCTGCAAGATTcagtattaataatcaaaatagtaAATCAGCTGCATCTGTAAAAACACCTGtg CATACAACTtatgaagttttaaaaaaacgagCAGAAAGATTTGGTACATCTGTTTCTAGTCTAATGGAAaag GCTGAATTGGAGGctagaatagaaaaaagaaaagtcagATTTGGTGAAGTGAAGCCTGCAAAtaagaaagtattttataataaaattaaaattgttaaatga
- the LOC100578035 gene encoding sphingolipid delta(4)-desaturase DES1 isoform X2, with protein sequence MAYCFGGVINHSLMLAIHEIAHNFAFGHGRPKANRLFGYFANLPIGIPVSVSFKKYHLIHHRYQGDEKLDTDLPTLLEAKLFCTTFGKFCWLCLQPFFYAFRPLIVYPMSPTLMEYINFIIQFTFDGLIWYFLGGKVLVYLLSGSAMAMGLHPVAGHFISEHYMYRKGFETYSYYGPLNWITFNVGYHNEHHDFPAVPGSRLPEVKRIASEFYDNLPQHNSWVSVLYDFVMDPDIGPYARIKRKHKGLAS encoded by the exons ATGG CATATTGTTTTGGAGGTGTAATTAATCATTCTCTTATGTTag CAATACATGAAATAGCACATAATTTTGCTTTTGGACATGGTAGACCTAAAGCTAATAgattatttggatattttgcTAATTTACCTATAGGTATACCAGTATCtgttagttttaaaaaatatcatcttaTACATCATCGT taTCAAGgtgatgaaaaattagatacaGATTTACCAACATTATTAGaagcaaaattattttgcactacatttggaaaattttgttgGTTATGTCTACAACcatttttttatgcatttagACCTCTTATTGTTTATCCAATGTCACCTACattaatggaatatataaattttataatacaatttacttTTGATGGATTGATATGGTATTTTTtag gtgGAAAAGTTTTAGTTTATTTACTTTCTGGATCAGCAATGGCAATGGGTTTGCATCCTGTAGCTGGACATTTTATATCAGAACATTATATGTATAGAAAAGGTTTTGAAACATATAGTTATTATGGTCCATTAAATTGGATTACATTTAATGTTGGATATCATAATGAACATCATGATTTTCCTGCTGTTCCTGGTTCAAGACTACcagaa gTAAAACGAATAGCTTctgaattttatgataatttaccACAACACAATTCTTGGGTTTctgttttatatgattttgttATGGATCCTGATATAGGTCCATATGCAAGGATAAAGCGAAAACATAAAGGACTTGcttcataa
- the LOC551151 gene encoding SAP domain-containing ribonucleoprotein isoform X1 — protein MADSSYEKGLTELSKMKVADLKIELKHRGLPTTGNKNELVERLQLAIHGDSALSLDETTEEILDEDAVLGDEEIEELSSKPDSQEGNEKRKLSTESNVSAKKIVLNRKPVIEEIKNEQTEKIEIDTKSIETAPPERKIIKLSELGIKERLEMRAKKFGLPLSEAAKKEARSARFSINNQNSKSAASVKTPVHTTYEVLKKRAERFGTSVSSLMEKAELEARIEKRKVRFGEVKPANKKVFYNKIKIVK, from the exons ATGGCTGATTCATCTTATGAAAAAGGACTTACAGAACTTTCAAAAATGAAG GTTGCAGATTTGAAGATTGAGTTAAAACATAGAGGACTACCTACTACtggtaataaaaatgaattggtTGAAAGGCTTCAATTAGCAATTCATGGTG ATTCTGCTTTATCTTTGGATGAAACTacagaagaaattttagatgAGGATGCAGTTCTTGgt GATGAAGAAATAGAAGAGTTATCAAGTAAACCTGATTCACAagaaggaaatgaaaaaaggaaattgtcTACTGAAAGTAATGTAAGTGCAAAAAAAATAGTTCTAAATCGAAAACCagtaattgaagaaattaagaatgaacaaacagaaaaaattgaaattgatacaaAATCTATTGAGACTGCTCCAccagaaagaaagataattaaattatcagaaCTTGGTATCAAAgag AGATTAGAAATGAGAGCTAAGAAATTTGGATTACCATTATCAGAAGCTGCTAAAAAAGAAGCTAGATCTGCAAGATTcagtattaataatcaaaatagtaAATCAGCTGCATCTGTAAAAACACCTGtg CATACAACTtatgaagttttaaaaaaacgagCAGAAAGATTTGGTACATCTGTTTCTAGTCTAATGGAAaag GCTGAATTGGAGGctagaatagaaaaaagaaaagtcagATTTGGTGAAGTGAAGCCTGCAAAtaagaaagtattttataataaaattaaaattgttaaatga